AAAAACACGCCGACCTTACATAAATTGAGGGGTATGGGAAATTTCCCATACAGAGTTGCAGCTGGCTCTTCCGTATCAACCCGTTCCGGGCGGTAAACTTTTGCAAGGCCTTACCGATACTTTAGATGTGGCCGAACTGACAACTACCGACCGCGCGAAAATATCCTTGCGCCGCCGAACCCGCCCCATCTGGCGGGACTATCTCGAAGTGGCCGTGGTAGCCTTGGTGCTGGCGTTCATTTTGCGCGCCTACGTGGTGCAGGCCTTCCGCATACCAACCGGTTCGATGGAGAACACCCTTCTGCCCGGGGATTTTCTTTTGGTCAACAAGTTTATTTTCCATTTCAAAGATCCCAAGCCGGGAGAGATCATCGTTTTCCAGTATCCGTTGAACACGGACCGGGTTTTCGTCAAGCGCTGCGTGGCCGTCGGCGGGCAGACGGTGGAAATCCGGAACAAGGTTTTGCGGGTGGACGGGAAGGTGGTGCCGAATCCGCAGGACGCCAAGCACAAAGACCCCA
This Verrucomicrobiia bacterium DNA region includes the following protein-coding sequences:
- the lepB gene encoding signal peptidase I, which encodes MQGLTDTLDVAELTTTDRAKISLRRRTRPIWRDYLEVAVVALVLAFILRAYVVQAFRIPTGSMENTLLPGDFLLVNKFIFHFKDPKPGEIIVFQYPLNTDRVFVKRCVAVGGQTVEIRNKVLRVDGKVVPNPQDAKHKDPKILPREFSSRDNFGPKQVPLDQFFVLGDNRDDSQDSREWGFLERKYLIGKPIIVYWSWKPDSQEPKLEFPYVFEFISLTVYNIAHFFERMRFDRLGMVVD